A genomic segment from Gossypium hirsutum isolate 1008001.06 chromosome D04, Gossypium_hirsutum_v2.1, whole genome shotgun sequence encodes:
- the LOC107898250 gene encoding protein ZW2, with protein sequence MTLDYREVEASSAMATCCERHHRPGRAARSGASTSRDGGSFDTFFEGWLVRHEHYLEELLTTQQQCREYPGDDVKDLITRVLSHYQQYFEEKSRVAQRNVFLVFAPTCLSSLECASLWITGFKPGFALRLVFSSVQDLSQEQSERIERLMEETKVEERVLNDELARVQESVAAPPLLEMARKQARRMNVEGGREEALLTLRKALEEVVAGADLLRMTTTMKVVEILKPEQNVRYLTAATQLFLNLRNLGLQKDASTKG encoded by the exons ATGACTTTGGATTACCGTGAAGTGGAAGCCTCGTCCGCCATGGCTACCTGCTGTGAACGCCATCATCGACCAGGACGAGCTGCCA GAAGCGGCGCCAGCACTAGCCGCGATGGTGGTTCCTTCGATACGTTCTTCGAGGGTTGGCTGGTGCGCCATGAGCATTACTTAGAAGAGTTACTCACTACTCAGCAACAATGCCGTGAATATCCGGGGGATGATGTGAAGGACCTTATAACCAGAGTGCTCTCCCACTACCAACAGTACTTCGAAGAGAAATCTCGCGTGGCGCAACGCAACGTTTTCCTTGTTTTTGCTCCGACCTGCTTATCTTCCTTAGAGTGTGCCTCGCTTTGGATAACGGGTTTCAAGCCAGGGTTCGCGTTAAGGCTAGTTTTTAGCTCCGTACAAGACCTGTCTCAAGAGCAAAGCGAAAGGATAGAGAGGTTGATGGAGGAGACCAAGGTTGAAGAAAGGGTGCTTAATGACGAGTTGGCCAGGGTTCAAGAGAGCGTAGCGGCTCCTCCTTTGCTAGAGATGGCTAGGAAACAAGCACGGCGGATGAACGTGGAAGGTGGAAGGGAGGAAGCACTGCTGACGTTGAGGAAGGCGTTAGAGGAAGTGGTGGCGGGAGCTGATTTGTTGAGGATGACGACAACAATGAAGGTGGTGGAGATACTGAAACCAGAGCAGAACGTGAGGTATTTGACAGCTGCAACGCAGTTGTTCCTTAATCTTAGAAATTTGGGGTTACAAAAGGATGCCAGCACAAAGGGATGA